The following coding sequences are from one Megalobrama amblycephala isolate DHTTF-2021 unplaced genomic scaffold, ASM1881202v1 scaffold456, whole genome shotgun sequence window:
- the LOC125261668 gene encoding vitelline membrane outer layer protein 1-like isoform X2 has protein sequence MHHLLSMFLLLAIIGQHVSVQFPGRHYKSVLTVSNGMSWGSWGHQDMCPTGMYAAGFSLRVESHVSGDFDDTALNGIRLHCVYWSRVSEAYAVSNAGHWGEWTNIKWCPSGFLKAFQLRVEPSQGKGDDTAANNIMFSCSDGVVLTGDGTGWGNWGNWSPVCDGRGICGIKTRVENPQGNGDDTALNDVQMYCCD, from the exons ATGCATCACCTCCTTTCCATGTTTTTACTGCTAGCCATTATTGGGCAGCATGTGAGCGTTCAGTTCCCAGGAAGACATTACAAATCAGTGTTGACCGTGTCTAACGGAATGTCCTGGGGGTCGTGGGGTCATCAGGACATGTGTCCAACTGGAATGTATGCTGCAGGATTCAGTCTGAGG GTGGAAAGTCATGTCTCTGGTGATTTTGATGATACAGCACTCAATGGGATTCGTCTTCACTGTGTATATTGGTCCAGAGTATCAGAAGCATATGCTGTGTCCAACGCAGGACA CTGGGGTGAGTGGACAAATATCAAGTGGTGTCCTTCTGGATTCTTAAAGGCTTTCCAGCTGAGAGTCGAACCTTCCCAAGGAAAGGGTGATGATACGGCCGCAAACAACATCAT GTTCAGCTGCAGTGATGGTGTTGTGCTGACGGGTGACGGCACAGGCTGGGGTAATTGGGGCAACTGGAGCCCAGTGTGTGATGGAAGAGGAATCTGCGGCATCAAGACGCGGGTAGAAAATCCACAGGGGAATGGAGATGACACCGCTCTCAATGACGTGCAAATGTACTGCTGTGATTAA